A part of Vigna radiata var. radiata cultivar VC1973A chromosome 11, Vradiata_ver6, whole genome shotgun sequence genomic DNA contains:
- the LOC106777776 gene encoding splicing factor U2af small subunit A gives MAEHLASIFGTEKDRVNCPFYFKIGACRHGDRCSRLHNRPSISPTLLLSNMYQRPDMITPGVDPQGQPLDPRKIQQHFEDFYEDIFTELAKFGEIESLNVCDNLADHMIGNVYVQFREEDQAAKALQALHGRFYNARPIIADFSPVTDFREATCRQFEENSCNRGGYCNFMHVKLIGRDLRRRLFGRHHHRGGGRYHHTSRSRSRSRSRSPRHRREGRERDSRSGGRREYRERDGGGRRRHAESPAREGSEERRARIEQWNREREEKE, from the coding sequence ATGGCGGAGCACCTGGCATCGATCTTCGGGACGGAGAAGGATCGCGTCAACTGTCCGTTCTACTTCAAGATCGGCGCGTGCCGGCACGGCGACCGGTGTTCGCGGCTGCACAACCGGCCAAGCATCTCGCCAACGCTGCTGCTGTCCAACATGTACCAGCGTCCCGACATGATCACGCCCGGGGTGGATCCGCAGGGGCAGCCGCTGGACCCGCGCAAGATCCAGCAGCACTTCGAGGACTTCTACGAGGACATCTTCACGGAGCTCGCAAAGTTCGGCGAGATCGAGAGCCTCAATGTCTGCGACAATCTCGCCGACCACATGATCGGCAATGTCTACGTCCAGTTCCGCGAGGAGGACCAGGCCGCCAAGGCCCTCCAAGCGCTCCACGGACGGTTCTACAACGCCCGCCCCATCATCGCCGACTTCTCCCCTGTCACCGACTTCCGCGAGGCCACGTGTCGGCAGTTTGAGGAGAACAGCTGCAACCGCGGCGGATATTGCAACTTCATGCACGTCAAGCTCATCGGAAGGGACCTCCGCCGGAGGCTCTTCGGCCGCCATCACCACCGCGGAGGTGGACGCTACCACCACACCAGCCGGAGCCGCAGTCGCAGCCGCAGCAGGAGTCCAAGGCACCGCCGGGAGGGACGGGAGAGGGACTCCCGCAGCGGTGGGAGGCGGGAGTATAGAGAGAGAGACGGCGGTGGACGACGGAGACACGCCGAGAGTCCCGCCAGAGAAGGTAGCGAGGAACGCCGCGCGAGGATCGAGCAGTGGAATCGGGAGAGGGAGGAGAAGGAGTGA
- the LOC106777605 gene encoding plectin: protein MTEEQVVNVSGEEGNSGDDHRGVNAKGVAHTVDGDVDLASGGASSEKLAVKNCKDAEANGTAEEASEEDGELKRVYSEGGAGSVRNGVVENETPAAAADELIADHEEYVVVGASDVQNSVAAEGEIVGDANGNVNEVEECELLDRAEVSGDENGVVVNVVEGDTDVNQGDRDFECVEVHNDVAMVDGAEEEVTAAADANGGDDVQSKSEPISDKDVEESGEIENVVSADVSDEKDIVTNENHDVEEVTERNEVPVDVGGVSGTTDVKEYEPEDARNSSETGQIESASGLAESEHEPSECTEENEIVVEGESGSKSERSEQEAGSELVNKGESTTALNITDVNGDGDVVSHIAVESTSESSVNVCKMKSNAVDCDGELNVHVQEMKNAAVDSEAGTSNGAVQNESTPSAESEMENSIEEVEAEPSNFAVEGEAKPSNGAAEREVEPSNGAVEREVEPSNGVVESRTGPSNGEFESVPEPSNGALESVAESSNGAVEDEADSSNGAVVTEIKTLNGAVEIVAEPSNGAVEFVAVPSNGAIEGEVEPSNEEVVSEADLSNGAVESVTGPSNGAVEVEAESSAVNEAEPSNGAVEPSNGEVEGEVEPSSGAVESQTEPSNGAVEREAEPSNGEMESEAEPSDREVEREAESSDGAVEREAEPSDGVAEREAEPSNGEVEREAEPSDGAVERELEPSNGVLEREAEPSNGAVKRESEPSNGSFEREAKPSDDVVESEVEPSNGEVESEVKLSNGIVEGEAEPSNEVESEAKPSNDVVESEAKPSDIVVESEAKPSEGVVESEAKPLNSILESEAKPSNGVVESESESSVDLREMKNNAVNSEAELSTGALKSETESSAVSDIKRYPLEIEDEHSKGAVEGEAQPVVEGEGSNQGDEDTRPALDASDVQNVGAEIVKKPFFYLIRVPRYDDDENIKEQIEKTLRQVEEKTKIRDSIRAESQTIKARCKDCDQEVKAAIAAHRAARDQLKSKRQEMDSVQSKMNRLNNAISVGDIDGKIRNMEHMIQHETLPLNEEKQLIRQIKQLKQNREELSSNMRKQDQSQQSLDHKEGNIEEHSKHLQLLKKEMEVLRNNVLKLDAATKDAKKKYNNEYDKLNELIAQFKAADEVRQEAYAKSVTLKKQLHEKGKHFWDYRKAANKAQELAAGGKKEELQCFCVDQVERIMELWNKNDDFRRDYVRCNTRSTLRRLQTLDGRSLGPDEEPPVIPNVITVRASKNISVVSQSTLEQEKKPPSTESVIIKEEPVSKVVVQKTETSQTTKAKNPTKPSPLEKTVARWGDESDEEVKNEEPVRTKEEEELLLKAEKAKKEEEEAMLKEKRRLEEIEKAKEAQQRKKRNAEKAQQRAALKAQKEAEQKEKEREKRARKKERRKAASAVTADNIEQESAPTSEILTRSLEEHDQSEKPTELTKKPQKPSQFTKQTKPKSVPLALRNRGKRRIQPWMWVLIAVIVAAALFYVGNSSVLRSSLQGFGF from the exons ATGACGGAGGAGCAGGTGGTGAATGTGAGCGGCGAAGAAGGAAATTCGGGCGACGATCACCGCGGCGTAAATGCCAAGGGAGTTGCACACACTGTGGATGGCGATGTGGATCTCGCCTCCGGCGGAGCTTCGTCGGAGAAATTGGCGGTGAAAAATTGCAAGGATGCAGAGGCTAACGGTACGGCGGAGGAAGCTTCTGAAGAGGACGGTGAATTGAAACGTGTATACAGTGAAGGCGGCGCAGGATCCGTTCGGAACGGTGTCGTGGAGAATGAGACTCCTGCTGCTGCTGCGGATGAGCTAATTGCGGATCACGAGGAATACGTTGTTGTCGGTGCCTCGGATGTTCAAAACAGTGTCGCTGCGGAGGGCGAGATTGTCGGTGATGCTAATGGGAACGTCAATGAAGTTGAGGAATGCGAACTTTTGGATCGTGCGGAGGTTTCTGGAGATGAAAACGGTGTCGTTGTGAATGTCGTGGAGGGAGATACTGACGTGAATCAAGGTGATCGTGACTTCGAATGTGTTGAAGTTCACAATGATGTGGCGATGGTGGACGGAGCTGAGGAGGAAGTGACTGCTGCTGCTGATGCGAACGGTGGAGATGACGTGCAG AGTAAAAGTGAGCCTATCTCTGATAAAGATGTGGAAGAAAGTGGGGAAATCGAAAATGTTGTTAGTGCAGATGTCTCGGATGAGAAAGACATTGTAACTAACGAAAATCATGATGTGGAAGAAGTCACCGAGAGGAATGAGGTTCCTGTTGATGTTGGTGGCGTCTCAGGTACTACAGATGTGAAGGAATATGAACCTGAAGACGCTCGAAATAGTTCAGAGACTGGGCAGATTGAGTCTGCCTCTGGTTTGGCAGAGTCAGAGCATGAGCCTAGTGAGTGCACTGAGGAGAATGAAATTGTTGTTGAAGGTGAATCGGGCAGTAAGTCGGAAAGGTCTGAGCAGGAAGCAGGAAGTGAACTAGTTAATAAAGGAGAAAGTACGACAGCCTTAAACATAACAGATGTGAATGGAGATGGTGATGTTGTGTCTCATATTGCAGTGGAGAGCACATCTGAATCTTCTGTTAATGTTTGTAAGATGAAAAGCAATGCGGTTGATTGTGATGGTGAACTTAATGTTCATGTACAGGAGATGAAAAATGCTGCAGTAGATAGTGAAGCTGGAACTTCAAATGGTGCAGTGCAGAATGAAAGTACACCTTCAGCTGAGTCTGAGATGGAAAACAGTATAGAGGAGGTTGAGGCTGAACCTTCAAACTTTGCAGTGGAGGGTGAAGCTAAACCTTCAAATGGTGCAGCGGAGAGGGAAGTTGAACCTTCAAATGGTGCAGTGGAGAGGGAAGTTGAACCTTCAAATGGTGTGGTGGAGAGTAGAACTGGACCTTCGAATGGTGAATTTGAGAGTGTACCTGAACCATCAAATGGGGCACTTGAGAGTGTAGCTGAATCTTCAAATGGTGCAGTTGAGGATGAAGCTGATTCTTCAAATGGTGCAGTTGTAACTGAAATCAAGACATTAAATGGTGCAGTTGAGATTGTAGCTGAACCTTCGAATGGTGCAGTTGAGTTTGTAGCTGTACCTTCGAATGGTGCAATTGAGGGTGAAGTTGAACCTTCAAACGAGGAAGTTGTGAGTGAAGCTGATTTATCAAATGGTGCAGTTGAAAGTGTAACTGGGCCTTCAAATGGTGCAGTTGAGGTTGAAGCTGAATCTTCAGCTGTGAATGAAGCTGAGCCATCAAATGGTGCAGTTGAACCTTCAAATGGTGAAGTTGAGGGTGAAGTTGAACCTTCAAGTGGTGCAGTTGAGAGTCAAACTGAACCTTCAAATGGTGCAGTTGAGAGGGAAGCTGAACCTTCAAATGGTGAAATGGAGAGTGAAGCTGAACCTTCAGATAGGGAAGTGGAGAGGGAAGCTGAATCTTCAGATGGTGCAGTGGAGAGAGAAGCAGAACCTTCAGACGGGGTAGCAGAGAGAGAAGCTGAACCTTCAAATGGTGAAGTTGAGAGAGAAGCTGAACCTTCAGATGGTGCAGTGGAGAGAGAACTTGAACCTTCAAATGGTGTACTGGAGAGAGAAGCTGAACCTTCAAATGGTGCAGTGAAGAGAGAATCTGAACCTTCAAATGGGTCATTCGAGAGAGAAGCTAAACCTTCAGATGATGTAGTTGAGAGTGAAGTAGAACCTTCAAATGGTGAAGTGGAGAGTGAAGTTAAACTTTCCAATGGTATAGTTGAGGGTGAAGCGGAACCTTCAAACGAAGTAGAGAGTGAAGCTAAACCTTCAAATGATGTAGTAGAGAGTGAAGCTAAACCTTCAGACATTGTAGTTGAGAGTGAAGCTAAACCTTCAGAAGGTGTAGTTGAGAGTGAAGCTAAACCTTTAAATAGTATACTTGAGAGTGAAGCTAAACCTTCAAATGGTGTAGTAGAGAGTGAAAGTGAATCTTCTGTTGATTTGCGTGAGATGAAAAACAATGCAGTGAATAGTGAAGCTGAACTTTCAACTGGTGCACTGAAGAGTGAAACTGAATCTTCTGCTGTATCTGACATTAAAAGGTATCCATTGGAGATTGAAGATGAACATTCAAAGGGGGCAGTGGAGGGTGAAGCTCAACCTGTAGTTGAAGGTGAAGGCAGCAATCAAGGAGATGAAGACACAAGACCTGCCTTGGATGCTTCAGATGTACAGAATGTGGGTGCAGAGATAGTGAAAAAGCCATTCTTCTATTTGATCAGGGTTCCcagatatgatgatgatgaaaacaTTAAAGAGCAGATTGAAAAAACTCTTCGCCAAGTAGAAGAGAAGACTAAAATTCGAGATTCTATTCGAGCTGAAAGCCAGACTATAaag GCCCGTTGTAAGGATTGCGACCAAGAAGTTAAGGCTGCAATAGCAGCCCACAGAGCTGCTCGGGACCAGCTCAAATCCAAACGCCAGGAAATGGATTCGGTTCAATCCAAAATGAACAGATTAAACAATGCAATTTCTGTTGGGGATATAGATGGCAAG ATAAGAAACATGGAACACATGATTCAGCATGAAACTTTGCCTTTGAATGAAGAAAAGCAATTGATACGCCAAATCAAACAATTGAAGCAGAATCGAGAGGAGCTGTCTTCTAATATGAGAAAGCAGGATCAATCACAACAATCTCTAGACCACAAGGAGGGCAATATTGAAGAGCACTCTAAG CATTTACAGCTTCTGAAGAAGGAAATGGAAGTGCTTAGAAATAATGTTCTGAAGTTAGATGCGGCAACTAAAGACGCaaagaagaaatataataatgaatatgATAAGCTGAATGAGTTGATTGCTCAGTTTAAGGCAGCTGATGAAGTTCGTCAAGAGGCATACGCTAAGTCAGTGACTTTGAAAAAACAATTGCATGAGAAG GGCAAACATTTCTGGGATTACAGAAAGGCTGCAAATAAAGCGCAGGAACTAGCAGCAGGAGGGAAAAAAGAGGAGCTACAATGCTTCTGTGTTGATCAG GTTGAGAGAATTATGGAGCTATGGAACAAAAATGACGATTTCAGAAGGGACTATGTCCGATGCAACACTAGGAGTACACTTAGGAGACTGCAAACCCTAGATGGCCGATCACTTGGTCCTGATGAAGAACCCCCTGTAATTCCTAATGTCATAACTGTAAGAGCTTCCAAAAATATTTCCGTGGTCTCGCAATCAACTCTGGAACAAGAAAAGAAACCCCCCTCAACAGAATCTGTTATTATAAAGGAGGAACCTGTTTCGAAGGTTGTAGTGCAAAAAACTGAGACTAGTCAGACAACTAAAGCTAAAAATCCTACCAAGCCTTCTCCCTTAGAGAAAACTGTGGCTCGCTGGGGTGATGAGTCTGATGAAGAAGTTAAAAACGAAGAACCTGTGAGAACAAAGGAGGAAGAGGAACTGTTACTGAAGGCTGAAAAGGCAAAGAAGGAGGAAGAGGAGGCAATGTTGAAGGAAAAGCGGAGGCTAGAGGAGATTGAGAAAGCTAAGGAGGCCCAGCAGAGGAAAAAGCGTAATGCAGAGAAGGCTCAACAAAGGGCTGCCTTAAAGGCACAAAAAGAAGCTGAACAGAAAGAGAAG GAAAGGGAGAAGAGGGCAAggaagaaggaaagaagaaaggcAGCTTCTGCTGTCACTGCAGATAATATAGAACAAGAATCTGCTCCTACCTCAGAAATTCTAACAAGAAGTTTGGAAGAACATGATCAGAGTGAGAAACCAACTGAGCTAACAAAAAAGCCGCAGAAACCATCTCAATTCACGAAGCAGACCAAGCCAAAATCTGTACCCCTGGCTCTCCGCAACCGGGGAAAGAGACGAATTCAACCATGGATGTGGGTTCTAATTGCAGTTATAGTTGCTGCTGCCTTGTTTTATGTGGGCAATAGCAGCGTTCTGAGATCTTCACTTCAAGGCTTTGGTTTCTGA
- the LOC106777195 gene encoding mitotic spindle checkpoint protein BUBR1, translating into MAEAEIKNTTIDPESEFLASKRTNGNEWEIFKENVRPLKRGRNVNLLNHALKSHTHTHLKKSIVQHRRKLIEAIDEYQGDDPLLPWLQCIKWVQEAFPPGGDSSGLVVIYEQCVRAFWHSERYKDDLRYLKVWLEYADNCFDAEVIYAFLDANGIGKSHSNFYISYALHLESKNKFKAANQIFELGISRNAQPDDKLKAAYRKFLAHSLTRSTTAKDDSVEKVAPSRSFGTVLGNRENRSSLSTLTTNCDLSAKNDRIRAVPFSIYKDSAATGETDPRHPEQSHSWHTLGARADRNKENNPIPGRWKSFKVPQRVGIRAGGATPSAFIPVFVDEECQDSKSTKEEGPKCTSLKIKQEDDKELKRETELLRKNPLRNFPQNSLPR; encoded by the exons ATGGCGGAAGCTGAGATCAAGAACACAACAATCGATCCAGAGAGCGAGTTTCTGGCGTCGAAGAGAACCAACGGTAACGAGTGGGAGATCTTCAAGGAGAACGTGAGGCCGCTGAAGCGAGGCCGCAACGTTAACCTCCTCAACCACGCCCTCAAATCCCACACTCACACTCACCTCAAGAAATCCATCGTCCAACATCGAAG GAAACTCATCGAAGCCATCGACGAATACCAGGGAGACGACCCTCTCCTCCCCTGGCTACA GTGTATCAAGTGGGTTCAGGAAGCGTTTCCTCCCGGTGGAGACAGTTCCGGGCTGGTGGTGATTTATGAGCAGTGTGTGCGTGCCTTTTGGCATTCAGAGCGCTATAAGGATGACCTGCGCTACCTCAAAGTGTGGCTTGAATAT GCAGATAATTGCTTTGATGCCGAAGTTATTTATGCTTTTCTGGATGCAAATGGAATTGGAAAATCTCATTCCAATTTCTACATTTCTTATGCTTTGCACTTGGAATCTAAGAACAAGTTTAAAGCTGCCAACCAGATATTCGAGCTTGGCATATCCAG GAATGCTCAACCAGATGACAAATTGAAGGCTGCTTACAGGAAATTTCTTGCACACTCGCTGACAAGGTCAACAACAGCTAAAGAT GATTCAGTAGAAAAAGTGGCACCCTCACGTAGCTTTGGAACTGTTCTTGGCAATCGAGAAAATC GTTCTTCCCTGTCCACTTTGACCACAAACTGTGATCTTTCTGCTAAGAATGATAG GATTCGAGCagttccattttccatctataAAGATTCAGCTGCAACTGGTGAAACCGATCCTCGTCATCCAGAGCAATCGCACTCTTGGCACACACTTGGAGCTCGAGCTGACAGAAATAAGGAAAACAATCCTATTCCTGGCAGGTGGAAATCCTTTAAG GTTCCACAGCGAGTTGGAATAAGAGCTGGAGGGGCTACTCCAAGTGCCTTTATCCCAGTGTTTGTTGATGAAGAATGCCAAGA TTCAAAAAGTACAAAAGAAGAGGGTCCTAAGTGCACTAGTTTGAAGATTAAGCAGGAGGACGACAAGGAATTGAAAAG GGAAACAGAACTACTAAGGAAGAATCCACTGCGCAACTTTCCTCAGAACAGCCTCCCCAGATAA